A genomic region of Brassica napus cultivar Da-Ae unplaced genomic scaffold, Da-Ae ScsIHWf_54;HRSCAF=94, whole genome shotgun sequence contains the following coding sequences:
- the LOC125604429 gene encoding uncharacterized protein At1g43920, Chloroplastic-like, translating into MGEIINPVRDSSSILFDLVLKNLDSHLSFFEYRMMSSGCEDSSVNTMGIRGIPEQCGCGRRTGIYTSKTKVNPGRTFFRCPTFQNDHLYKWVDEAVYEEVQDALPKVECFASDVMKLKMEIESMKTVEEELKEDVRKASNELKKLNVIMKVGFSVVCLCGVICLVLIMFDKAYGLSMNSY; encoded by the exons ATGGGCGAAATCATAAATCCAGTTCGCGATTCAAGCTCGATTCTCTTCGATCTCGTCCTTAAGAATCTCGATTCTCATCTCTCCTTCTTCGAGTATCGCATGATGAGTTCGGGTTGTGAGGATTCGTCTGTGAATACGATGGGAATTCGTGGTATCCCGGAGCAATGCGGCTGTGGTCGAAGAACTGGGATATACACATCAAAAACGAAGGTCAATCCAGGAAGAACTTTCTTTAGATGCCCAacgtttcaaaat GATCACTTGTATAAATGGGTAGATGAAGCTGTCTACGAAGAGGTTCAAGATGCATTGCCAAAAGTTGAGTGCTTTGCATCAGATGTTATGAAACTTAAAATGGAGATCGAAAGCATGAAAACCGTGGAGGAAGAGTTGAAAGAAGATGTTAGGAAGGCGAGCAATGAACTTAAGAAGCTGAATGTGATCATGAAAGTGGGTTTTTCGGTGGTTTGTTTATGCGGTGTGATATGTCTTGTGTTGATCATGTTTGACAAAGCATATGGGTTGTCTATGAATAGCTACTAG
- the LOC106421360 gene encoding uncharacterized protein LOC106421360, with protein sequence MLEEIRRQCMTRNYNRSKMAKDRKTRFTPKTHKELDRVEKKSKECSLRWAIGPETEVEDRDQSYVVNLENETCACRSWQMNGIPCIHAAKVILGVGRKLSEFVAPFYTTSKWRETYSFGIRPVNGMIEWPRTNRLGVIPPPNRNGKPGRPKNHDRKKGTNETVSTTKLSRANRVMTCSNCKEEGHYKNTCRKAFVESPPKKPRGRPRKYQGLHFGESQAQSSEAQTSQNQSSQAQASAWEVPQSSEGQSSQAQSSRWEVPQSSQAEASQTAAWGRWFFRCLCVVYDGLCLNAFVVCCL encoded by the exons ATGTTAGAGGAGATTAGGCGCCAATGTATGACTAGGAACTACAATAGGTCTAAGATGGCTAAGGACAGGAAGACTAGGTTCACCCCAAAGACACATAAAGAGTTAGACAGGGTTGAGAAGAAGTCAAAAGAATGTAGTCTGCGTTGGGCAATTGGGCCAGAGACTGAGGTGGAAGATAGAGACCAGTCTTACGTGGTGAATTTGGAGAATGAGACTTGTGCATGTCGAAGCTGGCAAATGAATGGTATTCCATGCATCCATGCTGCTAAGGTCATCCTTGGCGTGGGTAGAAAACTCTCTGAATTTGTTGCTCCTTTCTACACAACCTCTAAGTGGCGTGAAACCTACAGTTTTGGGATCAGACCTGTAAATGGGATGATAGAGTGGCCTCGGACCAATAGATTAGGTGTGATTCCACCACCTAATCGAAATGGCAAGCCTGGTAGGCCTAAAAATCATGATCGAAAGAAGGGAACCAATGAGACAGTGTCTACTACCAAGCTGAGTCGTGCGAACAGGGTAATGACTTGCTCTAATTGCAAAGAAGAAGGGCACTACAAGAATACATGTCGGAAGGCTTTTGTTGAGAGTCCACCTAAGAAACCAAGAGGCAGACCAAGGAAATATCAG GGACTACACTTTGGCGAGTCACAAGCTCAATCCTCAGAAGCTCAAACCTCACAAAATCAATCCTCACAAGCTCAAGCATCAGCATGGGAAGTTCCTCAATCTTCAGAAGGTCAATCCTCACAAGCTCAATCATCACGATGGGAAGTTCCTCAATCCTCACAAGCTGAAGCATCACAGACAGCAGCGTGGGGAAGATGGTTTTTTAGATGCTTGTGTGTTGTTTATGATGGTCTCTGTCTGAATGCTTTCGTTGTGTGTTGTTTATGA
- the LOC125604427 gene encoding uncharacterized protein LOC125604427 — protein MSSPSSNRHLDHYENPYYLHSSDHAGLVLVSDRLNTGAEFHSWRRSVRMALNVRNKLGFIDGTIPKPPDNHRDSGSWSRCNDMVATWLMNSVSKKIGQSLLFVSTAESIWKNILSRFKQDDAPRVYEIDQKLSLIQQGSDDVTTYYTALVTLWEEHKNYVELPVCSCGKCECNAAELWERLQERSRVTKFLMGLNESYESTRRHILMLKPIPPIEEVFNLVTQDERQRAIKPSSTPASVVFQASGPDETLLSAPPDHSAFAAAHANSGYRPKQRPLCTYCGQLGHIVDKCFRLHGYPPGHKFNKSSNPGQGTHATAGYAPRGQNNYNQRGMQPQNSYNQRSMQQQNNHYTQPQHSQQANAVAQQIVPASSTSLPGQMDVNQIQALLQQLQAYVSPSVNAISSKQSSVSENGYMAPQSTSGVYSGIDDW, from the exons ATGAGTTCACCTTCTTCAAATCGTCACCTTGATCACTATGAAAATCCATACTACCTTCATAGCTCGGATCATGCCGGTCTCGTCCTTGTTTCCGATCGCCTCAACACCGGTGCAGAGTTCCATTCATGGCGACGCTCGGTTCGTATGGCTCTCAACGTCAGGAATAAACTTGGATTCATCGATGGTACGATTCCTAAACCTCCTGATAATCATCGAGACTCGGGATCTTGGTCACGTTGCAATGATATGGTAGCTACGTGGTTAATGAACTCTGTATCCAAGAAGATAGGTCAAAGCTTATTGTTTGTGTCCACCGCTGAATCGATCTGGAAGAATATTCTCTCTAGATTCAAACAAGATGATGCTCCGCGCGTTTATGAGATTGATCAGAAGTTGAGTTTGATTCAGCAAGGCTCTGATGATGTAACCACTTACTATACTGCGTTGGTTACTCTTTGGGAAGAGCACAAGAACTATGTTGAATTGCCTGTGTGTTCTTGTGGAAAGTGTGAGTGCAATGCTGCTGAGCTATGGGAACGTCTTCAGGAACGTAGCAGAGTTACCAAATTCCTGATGGGGCTGAATGAATCTTATGAATCAACACGTCGTCATATCCTGATGCTAAAGCCAATTCCACCTATTGAGGAGGTGTTTAATCTGGTGACACAGGATGAACGTCAGAGAGCTATCAAGCCGAGCTCTACTCCAGCAAGTGTTGTTTTTCAAGCATCTGGTCCAGATGAGACTTTACTTTCTGCTCCTCCTGATCATTCAGCTTTTGCTGCAGCTCATGCCAACTCAGGATACCGTCCAAAGCAACGTCCTTTGTGTACCTATTGTGGTCAACTTGGTCACATTGTTGATAAATGCTTTCGTCTTCATGGTTATCCTCCTGGTCACAAGTTCAATAAGTCATCTAATCCTGGACAAGGCACTCACGCTACTGCTGGTTATGCTCCTCGGGGACAGAACAATTACAACCAAAGGGGGATGCAGCCGCAGAACAGCTACAATCAACGATCGATGCAGCAGCAGAACAATCATTACACTCAACCACAACACTCTCAACAAGCTAATGCTGTTGCTCAACAGATTGTTCCTGCTTCATCAACTTCTCTCCCTGGTCAGATGGATGTCAATCAAATTCAGGCATTACTTCAACAGCTTCAGGCTTACGTTAGTCCTTCTGTGAATGCAATTTCTAGTAAGCAGTCTTCCGTCTCTGAAAATGGATACATGGCACCCCAATCTACTTCTG GAGTCTATTCAGGGATTGATGATTGGTAG